In Apostichopus japonicus isolate 1M-3 chromosome 5, ASM3797524v1, whole genome shotgun sequence, a single window of DNA contains:
- the LOC139967385 gene encoding DNA-directed DNA/RNA polymerase mu-like isoform X3 — protein MEEGIFVEVCDHHRLKTGKRVAPIMQSKTEENPYENAKYCCQRITPLHSVNKKFSDALELLEKHADFLGGDNNLGRALAFRKASAALRAYPKQIKSMGDVEDLYDLKGGKHCKRIIQELLEDGFSTEVENIQGDEWFEVMQAFTGIFGCGPATARKWYDLGHRTLDDIRRSEYSNLSIEQRKGLEHFTDLNTPVTRREAEKIHSIVKTEAERILPGVTVIMTGGFIRGKDSGHDVDFLISHPEEGREEELLAQLLQNLRAHLIYTDVQRNTYGEAPISVKRQSVMDHFERCFSIFKLPKDEDVVTTSGIDEERIHADEEEPSSPCKKLKTSGRSSGSTHGTSENESKSWIARRVDFVMTPASQHAFALMGWTGSRMFCRSIRDYANKEMNMILTSHGLFDKVNNCSLEAKTEREIFQHLNLTYREPHERNC, from the exons ATGGAAGAGGGAATCTTTGTGGAAGTTTGTGACCATCACAGACTGAAGACTGGAAAGCGG GTTGCACCTATTATGCAGAGCAAGACAGAAGAAAATCCTTATGAGAATGCCAAATATTGCTGTCAGAGGATAACTCCTTTACATAGCGTCAACAAGAAGTTCTCG GATGCCCTAGAGTTGCTAGAGAAACATGCAGATTTTCTTGGAGGTGATAATAACCTTGGCAGGGCGTTGGCATTTCGCAAAGCATCTGCTGCACTTCGCGCCTACCCTAAACAGATCAAAAGCATGGGAGATGTTGAAGACTTGTATGATCTGAAAGGAGGGAAGCATTGTAAAAGAATCATACAG GAGTTACTGGAAGATGGATTTTCAACAGAAGTAGAAAACATCCAAGGAGATGAATGGTTCGAGGTCATGCAG GCTTTCACAGGTATCTTTGGATGTGGCCCTGCAACGGCACGAAAGTGGTATGATCTGGGTCATCGCACCTTGGACGACATTAGACGTTCGGAATATTCGAACCTCTCGATTGAGCAAAGAAAAG GTCTGGAGCATTTCACTGACTTAAACACACCTGTAACACGACGAGAAGCAGAGAAGATACACTCCATCGTGAAAACAGAAGCAGAAAGAATATTGCCAGGAGTTACAGTCATTATGACAGGAGGGTTTATTCG GGGTAAAGATTCGGGTCACGACGTTGACTTCCTCATCTCCCATCCCGAAGAGGGTAGAGAAGAGGAGCTATTGGCACAGCTCCTTCAAAACCTGAGAGCTCACCTCATCTACACGGACGTTCAGAGGAATACGTACGGCGAGGCACCGATATCGGTCAAACGTCAGAGCGTCATGGACCACTTTGAGAGATGTTTCAGCATCTTCAAATTACCAAAAGATGAAGACGTGGTGACTACATCCGGCATAGACGAGGAACGAATTCACGCAGATGAAGAAGAACCGTCATCGCCTTGTAAGAAGCTGAAGACTTCTGGGAGAAGCAGTGGATCTACTCATGGAACCAGTGAAAATGAATCAAA ATCATGGATTGCCAGAAGGGTAGACTTTGTCATGACGCCAGCCAGTCAGCATGCCTTTGCTCTCATGGGCTGGACAGGCTCTCGAATGTTCTGTCGTTCCATTCGAGACTACGccaataaagaaatgaatatgatATTAACCAGTCATGGACTATTCGACAAAGTAAAT AACTGTTCCTTGGAAGCCAAGACAGAAAGAGAGATATTTCAGCATCTTAATCTTACCTACCGAGAACCTCACGAGAGAAATTGCTAA
- the LOC139967386 gene encoding RCC1 domain-containing protein 1-like has protein sequence MSHEEKAERELYACGYNGFEQLPLIDPKYEKSQAVLYPAQCIFCPPYGAQLRHCLSVSWSSCSLNKGKEVLHNGFSFNQAKRKDIIRSENRVISIHNFKGSLFATASTPRNILVQRSPNNFEIAKIEDKDGRGIKAVYLDSDVNDIFVLTETDAGILEQTGGMFIYRTVFSEDQVYVLSCGKEHVLLLTKSGMVFSFGAGSRGQLGHGVVEDKVQTPTQVDAIAAIPIKDISAGGWHSAAVSEYGDLYIWGWNESGQLGFPKQTKKDKSTSRSPLAKKRRWSGKDEASKDEMTGNSSAKEEDISVTEIDTEDVTFLMSPQILDMSPPKEVLIKSASCGSRHTAAVTRDGHLYTWGSGRWGQLGHGNEWTQDTPTRVERFADGGCRVVDVYCREWNTFFVLENDISQ, from the exons ATGTCACATGAAGAAAAGGCAGAAAGAGAATTATATGCTTGTGGCTATAATGGTTTTGAACAACTCCCTTTGATAGACCCTAAATATGAAAAGTCCCAAGCAGTACTATATCCTGCCCAGTGTATCTTTTGCCCTCCATATGGTGCCCAGTTAAGACATTGTCTTTCAGTGAGTTGGAGCAGTTGTTCTCTGAATAAAG GTAAAGAAGTTTTGCACAATGGTTTCTCCTTCAATCAAGCTAAGAGGAAGGATATAATCAGGAGTGAAAACAGAGTTATATCCATTCATAACTTTAAAGGTTCTCTCTTTGCTACGGCCTCAACACCCAGAAATATTCTCGTCCAGAGAAGCCCAAACAACTTTGAGATTGCCAAAATTGAAGACAAAGATGGAAGAGGCATCAAAGCTGTCTACCTTGACAGCGATGTGAACGACATATTTGTCCTGACAG aGACAGACGCTGGTATCCTGGAACAAACAGGAGGGATGTTTATTTACCGGACAGTCTTTAGCGAAGATCAAGTGTATGTCCTCAGCTGTGGGAAGGAGCATGTTTTGCTGCTGACTAAATCAGGCATGGTGTTTTCCTTTGGTGCTGGTAG CCGTGGTCAGCTGGGACATGGTGTTGTTGAGGATAAAGTTCAAACACCAACCCAGGTTGATGCAATAGCCGCTATTCCAATAAAGGACATAAGTGCCGGCGGATGGCACTCCGCAGCTGTCAGTG AGTATGGCGATCTATACATCTGGGGCTGGAACGAAAGTGGTCAGCTTGGATTTCCCAAACAAACCAAGAAGGACAAATCTACGTCCCGCTCTCCGTTAGCCAAGAAAAGAAGATGGAGTGGGAAAGACGAAGCAAGCAAAGATGAGATGACTGGGAATAGTTCAGCGAAAGAAGAG GATATTTCTGTAACAGAAATTGATACAGAAGATGTTACATTTCTCATGTCTCCACAAATCCTGGACATGTCCCCACCCAAAGAGGTTCTGATCAAATCAGCAAGTTGTGGATCCAGGCACACAGCAGCAGTGACTAGAGATGGGCATTTATATACCTGGGGTTCTGGAAGATGGGGGCAGCTCGGACACGGTAACGAATGGACCCAGGATACCCCGACAAGGGTAGAAAGGTTTGCAGATGGGGGGTGCAGAGTTGTGGACGTTTACTGTAGAGAGTGGAATACCTTCTTTGTGTTAGAGAATGACATCTCTCAATAA
- the LOC139967385 gene encoding DNA-directed DNA/RNA polymerase mu-like isoform X2: protein MTVRYEKRGNYRPSGFLHYGHETKYYSPRSLKLCGLSLLREKVTHIISELETQDQVVKSLKKSHPSSDVEKICGQCHVVTLEYFTSCMEEGIFVEVCDHHRLKTGKRVAPIMQSKTEENPYENAKYCCQRITPLHSVNKKFSDALELLEKHADFLGGDNNLGRALAFRKASAALRAYPKQIKSMGDVEDLYDLKGGKHCKRIIQELLEDGFSTEVENIQGDEWFEVMQAFTGIFGCGPATARKWYDLGHRTLDDIRRSEYSNLSIEQRKGLEHFTDLNTPVTRREAEKIHSIVKTEAERILPGVTVIMTGGFIRGKDSGHDVDFLISHPEEGREEELLAQLLQNLRAHLIYTDVQRNTYGEAPISVKRQSVMDHFERCFSIFKLPKDEDVVTTSGIDEERIHADEEEPSSPCKKLKTSGRSSGSTHGTSENESKSWIARRVDFVMTPASQHAFALMGWTGSRMFCRSIRDYANKEMNMILTSHGLFDKVNNCSLEAKTEREIFQHLNLTYREPHERNC from the exons ATGACTGTTCGATATGAAAAAAGAGGCAACTACAGGCCATCAGGATTTCTTCACTATGGACATGAAACAAAATACTATAGCCCAAGGTCTTTAAAATTGTGTGGGTTATCCCTGCTCAG AGAAAAAGTGACTCATATTATCTCTGAACTGGAAACACAAGATCAAGTTGTCAAGTCTTTGAAAAAGTCTCATCCGTCCTCTGATGTTGAAAAGATCTGTGGTCAATGCCATGTCGTTACACTCGAGTATTTCACTTCTTGCATGGAAGAGGGAATCTTTGTGGAAGTTTGTGACCATCACAGACTGAAGACTGGAAAGCGG GTTGCACCTATTATGCAGAGCAAGACAGAAGAAAATCCTTATGAGAATGCCAAATATTGCTGTCAGAGGATAACTCCTTTACATAGCGTCAACAAGAAGTTCTCG GATGCCCTAGAGTTGCTAGAGAAACATGCAGATTTTCTTGGAGGTGATAATAACCTTGGCAGGGCGTTGGCATTTCGCAAAGCATCTGCTGCACTTCGCGCCTACCCTAAACAGATCAAAAGCATGGGAGATGTTGAAGACTTGTATGATCTGAAAGGAGGGAAGCATTGTAAAAGAATCATACAG GAGTTACTGGAAGATGGATTTTCAACAGAAGTAGAAAACATCCAAGGAGATGAATGGTTCGAGGTCATGCAG GCTTTCACAGGTATCTTTGGATGTGGCCCTGCAACGGCACGAAAGTGGTATGATCTGGGTCATCGCACCTTGGACGACATTAGACGTTCGGAATATTCGAACCTCTCGATTGAGCAAAGAAAAG GTCTGGAGCATTTCACTGACTTAAACACACCTGTAACACGACGAGAAGCAGAGAAGATACACTCCATCGTGAAAACAGAAGCAGAAAGAATATTGCCAGGAGTTACAGTCATTATGACAGGAGGGTTTATTCG GGGTAAAGATTCGGGTCACGACGTTGACTTCCTCATCTCCCATCCCGAAGAGGGTAGAGAAGAGGAGCTATTGGCACAGCTCCTTCAAAACCTGAGAGCTCACCTCATCTACACGGACGTTCAGAGGAATACGTACGGCGAGGCACCGATATCGGTCAAACGTCAGAGCGTCATGGACCACTTTGAGAGATGTTTCAGCATCTTCAAATTACCAAAAGATGAAGACGTGGTGACTACATCCGGCATAGACGAGGAACGAATTCACGCAGATGAAGAAGAACCGTCATCGCCTTGTAAGAAGCTGAAGACTTCTGGGAGAAGCAGTGGATCTACTCATGGAACCAGTGAAAATGAATCAAA ATCATGGATTGCCAGAAGGGTAGACTTTGTCATGACGCCAGCCAGTCAGCATGCCTTTGCTCTCATGGGCTGGACAGGCTCTCGAATGTTCTGTCGTTCCATTCGAGACTACGccaataaagaaatgaatatgatATTAACCAGTCATGGACTATTCGACAAAGTAAAT AACTGTTCCTTGGAAGCCAAGACAGAAAGAGAGATATTTCAGCATCTTAATCTTACCTACCGAGAACCTCACGAGAGAAATTGCTAA
- the LOC139967385 gene encoding DNA-directed DNA/RNA polymerase mu-like isoform X1, giving the protein MAAAGGKLPSSGSRSSKDPAVMFIVGSKIQKVRLIHMKKSANKKGFLVDETLSEKVTHIISELETQDQVVKSLKKSHPSSDVEKICGQCHVVTLEYFTSCMEEGIFVEVCDHHRLKTGKRVAPIMQSKTEENPYENAKYCCQRITPLHSVNKKFSDALELLEKHADFLGGDNNLGRALAFRKASAALRAYPKQIKSMGDVEDLYDLKGGKHCKRIIQELLEDGFSTEVENIQGDEWFEVMQAFTGIFGCGPATARKWYDLGHRTLDDIRRSEYSNLSIEQRKGLEHFTDLNTPVTRREAEKIHSIVKTEAERILPGVTVIMTGGFIRGKDSGHDVDFLISHPEEGREEELLAQLLQNLRAHLIYTDVQRNTYGEAPISVKRQSVMDHFERCFSIFKLPKDEDVVTTSGIDEERIHADEEEPSSPCKKLKTSGRSSGSTHGTSENESKSWIARRVDFVMTPASQHAFALMGWTGSRMFCRSIRDYANKEMNMILTSHGLFDKVNNCSLEAKTEREIFQHLNLTYREPHERNC; this is encoded by the exons ATGGCAGCTGCCGGAGGGAAACTACCCTCGTCGGGCTCCAGATCAAGCAAAGATCCCGCGGTTATGTTTATCGTAGGGAGTAAAATACAGAAAGTTCGACTAATTCACATGAAGAAAAGCGCAAACAAGAAAGGATTTTTGGTGGATGAAACTCTTTC AGAAAAAGTGACTCATATTATCTCTGAACTGGAAACACAAGATCAAGTTGTCAAGTCTTTGAAAAAGTCTCATCCGTCCTCTGATGTTGAAAAGATCTGTGGTCAATGCCATGTCGTTACACTCGAGTATTTCACTTCTTGCATGGAAGAGGGAATCTTTGTGGAAGTTTGTGACCATCACAGACTGAAGACTGGAAAGCGG GTTGCACCTATTATGCAGAGCAAGACAGAAGAAAATCCTTATGAGAATGCCAAATATTGCTGTCAGAGGATAACTCCTTTACATAGCGTCAACAAGAAGTTCTCG GATGCCCTAGAGTTGCTAGAGAAACATGCAGATTTTCTTGGAGGTGATAATAACCTTGGCAGGGCGTTGGCATTTCGCAAAGCATCTGCTGCACTTCGCGCCTACCCTAAACAGATCAAAAGCATGGGAGATGTTGAAGACTTGTATGATCTGAAAGGAGGGAAGCATTGTAAAAGAATCATACAG GAGTTACTGGAAGATGGATTTTCAACAGAAGTAGAAAACATCCAAGGAGATGAATGGTTCGAGGTCATGCAG GCTTTCACAGGTATCTTTGGATGTGGCCCTGCAACGGCACGAAAGTGGTATGATCTGGGTCATCGCACCTTGGACGACATTAGACGTTCGGAATATTCGAACCTCTCGATTGAGCAAAGAAAAG GTCTGGAGCATTTCACTGACTTAAACACACCTGTAACACGACGAGAAGCAGAGAAGATACACTCCATCGTGAAAACAGAAGCAGAAAGAATATTGCCAGGAGTTACAGTCATTATGACAGGAGGGTTTATTCG GGGTAAAGATTCGGGTCACGACGTTGACTTCCTCATCTCCCATCCCGAAGAGGGTAGAGAAGAGGAGCTATTGGCACAGCTCCTTCAAAACCTGAGAGCTCACCTCATCTACACGGACGTTCAGAGGAATACGTACGGCGAGGCACCGATATCGGTCAAACGTCAGAGCGTCATGGACCACTTTGAGAGATGTTTCAGCATCTTCAAATTACCAAAAGATGAAGACGTGGTGACTACATCCGGCATAGACGAGGAACGAATTCACGCAGATGAAGAAGAACCGTCATCGCCTTGTAAGAAGCTGAAGACTTCTGGGAGAAGCAGTGGATCTACTCATGGAACCAGTGAAAATGAATCAAA ATCATGGATTGCCAGAAGGGTAGACTTTGTCATGACGCCAGCCAGTCAGCATGCCTTTGCTCTCATGGGCTGGACAGGCTCTCGAATGTTCTGTCGTTCCATTCGAGACTACGccaataaagaaatgaatatgatATTAACCAGTCATGGACTATTCGACAAAGTAAAT AACTGTTCCTTGGAAGCCAAGACAGAAAGAGAGATATTTCAGCATCTTAATCTTACCTACCGAGAACCTCACGAGAGAAATTGCTAA